The Variovorax paradoxus genome window below encodes:
- a CDS encoding helix-turn-helix transcriptional regulator, whose amino-acid sequence MLDLRTAACLSQKQLAGISGVSCAMISHLELGQIQPRPDVLERIACAIDLAVTVRFCSL is encoded by the coding sequence TTGCTCGATCTCCGTACAGCGGCTTGCCTGTCCCAGAAGCAGTTGGCCGGAATCTCCGGCGTGTCGTGCGCGATGATCTCTCATCTAGAACTTGGTCAGATCCAACCGCGGCCGGACGTTCTTGAGCGAATCGCATGCGCGATCGATTTGGCGGTTACGGTTCGTTTCTGCTCCCTATGA
- a CDS encoding chorismate mutase: MQSPSSFYALDDQAPGASSDQALVTLQALHVQLDGVDERLLQALRQRLDCCWRIGLHKRKHGMSLLEPRRMDFVQRKAVRFGADHGIRGGFMQALYSLIIDEACRLELEAMKTPCDSGLS; encoded by the coding sequence ATGCAATCACCATCCTCGTTCTACGCGCTTGACGATCAGGCACCAGGCGCCAGCTCCGATCAAGCGCTCGTTACTCTGCAAGCACTTCACGTTCAGCTTGATGGTGTAGACGAGCGACTGCTCCAGGCACTTCGCCAGCGGTTGGACTGCTGCTGGCGCATCGGTCTTCACAAGCGCAAGCACGGTATGTCGCTTTTGGAGCCTCGGCGTATGGATTTCGTCCAGAGAAAGGCTGTGAGGTTTGGAGCCGACCACGGCATTCGCGGCGGCTTTATGCAAGCGCTCTATTCGCTGATCATCGATGAGGCATGTCGCCTCGAGCTTGAAGCCATGAAGACGCCATGCGACAGCGGATTGAGCTGA
- a CDS encoding GNAT family N-acetyltransferase gives MHIVAGTASNLSTSAFAAMAHYRYRVFVEKLGWKLANDGVTELDQFDRDDTLYVMARERDARLSGVARLLPTDRPYLLSDVFPDLLDGRPPPRSAKVWELSRFAVTDLDASNAATQSLSDASCRALALLDVVMRLAAFGGADELITVSPLGVERILRRAGIVAHRMGRPVRLNQHFVYACRIEIEPSMRSRSCFRSVL, from the coding sequence ATGCACATCGTCGCAGGCACGGCCAGCAATTTGTCGACCAGCGCGTTCGCCGCAATGGCGCACTACCGCTATCGCGTATTTGTCGAAAAACTTGGCTGGAAGCTCGCAAACGACGGCGTCACCGAACTCGATCAATTCGACCGTGACGACACTCTGTATGTCATGGCTCGGGAACGAGACGCTCGGTTGAGCGGTGTTGCGCGGCTTCTTCCGACCGATCGGCCCTACCTTTTGAGCGACGTTTTTCCGGACCTGCTCGACGGCCGTCCGCCTCCGCGCAGCGCGAAAGTATGGGAGCTTTCCAGATTCGCTGTGACCGACCTCGACGCTTCCAATGCAGCTACCCAGTCGCTAAGCGACGCATCTTGTCGCGCGTTGGCACTTCTGGACGTCGTCATGCGGCTCGCGGCCTTTGGCGGAGCGGACGAACTGATCACGGTTTCGCCGCTCGGCGTTGAGCGCATTCTTCGACGCGCCGGAATCGTCGCGCATCGCATGGGCAGACCGGTTCGCCTGAACCAGCATTTCGTATACGCATGTCGGATTGAAATCGAACCCTCGATGCGCAGTCGCTCATGCTTTCGATCCGTTCTCTGA